The sequence below is a genomic window from Cicer arietinum cultivar CDC Frontier isolate Library 1 chromosome 6, Cicar.CDCFrontier_v2.0, whole genome shotgun sequence.
attttgtgaagaTCCAAAGGGAGGCAGAAGACCTTGATAGACGGGAAATGATGCTTATGGCAAAGGAAGTTCAACAGGTCCAAGAAGAGTTAGAGAATGCAAAATTTCAAATGGAAACTTTGGTAAAGAAATTCGAAAAGCAACTAAAAAATATGGGCCGTAACCAATTCAATACACTTATTAGAGAATCTGAAACTGCAATTGCCTCCATTGTAAAAGCTCATACTCCTGCTGCCGGTTTTCCCATCAGTGATGTTGATCGCACTTCATCCTATACTCCACAATTTGGAGAGCAAGTCCGTGTGAAAGGATTGGGAGGGAAATTAGCCAGAGTGGTAGAATCACCTGGGGATGATGAAACAATCCTGGTACAGTATGGTAAAGTGAAAGTACGTGTGAAGAAAAATAGCATCAGAGCTATTTCACCAAGTGCAATGAATCCTGCAACTAGTTCTGCCACTCATCAGGGGAGGCAGGTATGTACAAAGAAGTTTAAATCTTTGCTGTCGTATGAATATTCTAATCAATTTATATAACTAACCAGTCAGGGAAGAAAACAAAGTGGTATACTTTTACATTaagaaagttattttgcaagcaGTAATCTTGTCTAGCTGTTGAACATAGAAACACCTAGCTAGCTGAGCTTTGAACAAAGACATTACCGTCAGATGGCGCATTAGTTCGTAACTCCATTAGTAAGTTACTCAGTTAGTGAGTGAGTTGAGAATAGTTAGGATAAGGCAGTTAGCGAGGTAGGTTATGATGTACTCCCTCCAATTTCAATATAAGCAACAAAAAGTAGTTCACGCTAGTCAAGAATTATATATAATCTCATTTAGTTTTTTTGatgtaataataaatataattgtatTATCTAAAATGTTCTTCCTAGAAATTTGTTTCATAGAAATAAAAGAGGTTATTggaaaataaaatctaaatttgTTGAAGGGTATTATAGATTTAATATGGTATAATTAATTGAGATTTACTTATATTATGGATTGGACTCAAAACATGGaattttttttgcttatatctGAAACCGGAGGGTGTATATAAATAACAAGAGGGGTTGAAACTTAAGAAGGAGAGTATCTTGTTATTTGAGTAAGAATTGGGACATGTGGAGGTGCAGATCCTCAGTATTATTTTACCATTGTAATTTGGGAAGCTTTCCCCTATTTCTCTGTCACCCATACCAGGTTCCTAACATCATGTTTATAACTTCCGATCATCTTATAGTATAGGCTTGTTGAATTGtatatctataaaattatgTCACTGTATAACTTTCTGTACACTAATAGTTTAATATGAATGAGCTGTTTGTGCATTATCCAATGTCTTCACTTATTAAGATATCAAGACCTGACTAGTTTGAACATTGTTGATATGATATTGTAGAGTCTGCCGAAAGGAGAATCACAGGGCAACTTAGATATCAACAGCAGCAATGATGATCTTTCTTTTGGTCCAGTGGTGCAAACATCTAAGAACACCGTGGATCTACGTGGTATGCGACTGGAAGAAGCAGCTATCCATCTTGAGATGGCAATTAACTCAACTCGGCCATATTCAGTTCTGTTTGTAATACATGGTATGGGCACTGGTGCTGTTAAGGATCGTGCCCTTGCTATTATGCAAAAGCATCCACGTGTCACTAATCATGAACCAGAAAGTCCAATGAATTATGGTTGTACCGTTGCATATGTCAAATGAATCATCGTTCTGCTGCTGCAAATTGCAATAAGCTAATGGCAGCTTGAATCCATTTTTGGTTAGGGTGTACATACATAAACACATCTGTTTGGTGGTATAATTAAATTAGTGTTTGTAAAATTTAgcagttttaattttttgtattttactcTAAAGAATTGTAGTTTACATTTCGTTTGTCCTTTGTTTTGTTGACACGTTTATAGAGCATTTTTAACGCATTTGCCTAACATAACACAACCGTGGTTTTTGCCTACTTATTAGCTTCACCCTTCCTATGAATGACCCAAATCAGATTCCCATtattatattctaaaaatatgataaatcaGATTCTCATTCACACACGCATACGTTTGTTCTCATtcttcatttcaatcacattcaattctttttcttctcttatGTGAAAATAAGGGGAAAAAGCAAGTAAAAACTCCTCATGCGGTTCACCACCTTTTACGGTTACGCCAAGGTGCGATCCGGTGAATTGAGACCGGGTATCAAGACCGTGGAAGAAACCGTGAAGAGTGTGGTAGGCCTTGTCAATGAGAAGTTCCGTCTCGTTCCTAACGAGATCCTCCGCCACACTGATACCGATCAAGACAACCAATATGCCGGGCACAGGACTCCTGTTGCCAACATAGCCACCACGTCGAAAATGGCGGGGAGGCTTTACGCCAAGTGCGAGCCCGTGGCAGAGAAGAGTGTGGCTTCGGCGTGGCAAAAGGTGAAACAGTCTCCGATGCTCCATCGGATGGCAAGTGTGGCTGCGCCGAAGGTTGCATGCTGCACGGAGAAGTACAATGAAGCCGTTTTGGGTGCCGCCGAGAAAGGTTGTAGGGTTTCAGTGTATCTGCCTTTGGTGCAAATAGAGAGGATAGCTAAGATGTTTAGTGAATTTTAAGCACGAATCAATCAATTAGTCCAACATTTTCAACCTTTATTTTTTGACATTGTTTGCTAGTAGTTTGTTACTAATTATGATTGCAGTTGCAATTATCCTTTGttcataatatataaaaacttaaatCAAACATATGGTGGTGGTGGATCATTCCTTGTCATTgcaattttttcataaaaacttAAATCAAAGAGATAACCGTTTGTACATTATTTTGTGTATATTGtctattactttttatttatttatgtgaatGTGAAGGCTTAGGCAAATATGAACCACTGttcacaatataatatattttcttttattttgtagttAGATTTTGCAGTTGAATTAGATGTAATGATGTATTAATCCTTGAGCCGATCTGAGAATGAGATTTCTGCAAAAGAAgctatgattttaaaataattcgaACTGtgtttttaaagatttttaatAACGTCGAggataataaaaaaagaaactatcATTTGATCGATCCAACGCACTAGCATAGCCAACTTACTCAATGGtgtattttagtaaaaatgCATCACCACCAAAGTGTCATATTTTGTGGACCAAAAGGTGATAAACTTACGTGCATAAGTTGCATGTCATGTGAATTGAGCTAAGGATATCGTGCAAGTAGTTAGTGTGCAgtgtataattattaaaaactgcttagtttttcttcttttttttttttttttttttaagtcaggGTTTGGTTTTTACTCAAAAAGTTGCATGTTATGTGAGTGGCAAAAgtctttcaaaataaaaatgtttattttttgtcgtaaattttttttctagaaTAAAAAAGGTTATTGTTTTTTGGAATGTAAATGTAGAAATTAATTAGAAAATTTACCtttttaatagatatttttCATTAGTATCAATCTCTCAAATATGTGTCAATTATATTAcattttatatgaaattatattttaattatattttataataacacatttaaatatattaaaaattaaaataaactaaaatgatttaattattaaaattttattttaagaaaaattattaaaattttattttaagaaaaaatattaaaattttattttaagaaaaattattaaaattttattttaagaaaaaatattaaaattttattttaagaaaaattattaaaatNNNNNNNNNNNNNNNNNNNNNNNNNNNNNNNNNNNNNNNNNNNNNNNNNNNNNNNNNNNNNNNNNNNNNNNNNNNNNNNNNNNNNNNNNNNNNNNNNNNNNNaatttttaaaaaccttttttttttttttttttttttttttttttttttttaagtcagaGTTTGGTTTTTACTCAAAAAGTTGCATGTTATGTGAGTGGCAAAAgtctttcaaaataaaaatgtttattttttgtcgtaaattttttttctagaaTAAAAAAGGTTATTGTTTTTTGGAATGTAAATGTAGAAATTAATTAGAAAATTTACCtttttaatagatatttttCATTAGTATCAATCTCTCAAATATGTGTCAATTATATTAcattttatatgaaattatattttaattatattttataataacacatttaaatatattaaaaattaaaataaactaaaatgatttaattattaaaattttattttaagaaaaattattaaaattttattttaagaaaaaatattaaaattttattttaagaaaaattattaaaatattaacaaacttataatttaacataaaattcaaaatttagtattagtaataaaaaatatcattcatatttacttaaaaataagtCGGTTTGGtttaatagattaaaaaaaaaactaacatgtAACATAAtctttttagttaaataaatttatagaaaaaaatattaattttgtattaaaagaaaatttaatttaattttaatttgatgcaGACTAAATAGTAGATTAATAAATTTGTCatattttcacttttatttatatgaatctcatttcttttaaataatttctttttatagaaaaatttagGAGATGGGACGATGTCCTCCCCATCCTTAAAGAAAGACCAAACACAGAgtacataattaattattttcataaaaaaattaaaagaaaagaagttatttacatatatattaaagcttttttgtaagaaaaaaattaatattaaaacctttatttttgttatagcGAGGATTAGGGTTTGTGAGCGTGATCAtcattcatcatcatcatcatcgagagagagagaagaatgGGTGGGTCGGTGCGAGACGTGAAGTCAAAGGGAGAGTTGGATGAGGTGGTTGGCGGTGGTTCTCCCGTTGTCCTTCACTTTTGGGCTTCATGGTGTGAAGCTTCTAAGCACATGGATCAACTCTTCTCTCACCTGGCCACTGATTTCCCTCATACCCATTTCTTAAGggtttctttctttcttcttcatattctttttttttttcttttggttttttactttatatttattaatcaaCATTCAATTTTTTGTAGGTCGAAGCTGAAGAACAACCCGAAATATCCGAAGCTTATTCTGTTTCTGCTGTTCCTTTTTTTGTCTTCTTCAAGGTATGCTTACCttctcattttcttcttcaatccTCATTCTTCTGTTGTAATTAACTGCAATTTATGTTGATTGTTAGGTAATTGTTATTAATggttttcgggtttagggtttaggggctGTATatgctgttgttgttgtttttgcgGCATAGTTACTTGGTAAAACACAAATTTTGGGGATAGCCTatgattttgtatattttactatttcaaTATGTTGTGGCTCTTCTGTGGAAAATGCTGgaatttgtttttcttcttattttgattttaccACGAGTTGATGACTATGGTTCTGTTCTTGTGGTCAATCTGGTTGAACAATTGGATATAATTTGTGCTAGTATGTCTGATTGgtgttatgtttttgttttgaattacaTGTGACTGCGTGGGAGGGTTGTCACCTTGAATGTGGTTCTTTActtactaaaataatttataagtttataGATGTTTATGAGGAAGTTAAATATTAGAgtgtttataaaaatatgaaacgtATCAGCTAATTTTATCTTATATAAGAAGCCATTGTTTAAAAAATGTCAATGTTGCTGTGAGATGTTTTAGTATTTATTTGTCCATAAACACTTGATGAGAAATTTATCCAAACTGGCTCTCGTTCTTGGTTTCCAAGACGGAAACCCTTAAGTGACTTTAAGGCTTGACTACATATAGCATAAAGATTCTAAAAATGAAAAGGGAATGACAGGTGTATTTTTCAAGTGGTCATTTAGTCTTTACTCACTCTTAAGGTTGAGTACATCATCTGTACAAAGATTGAACCTTTGTGAAGTATGGTAGTACTTCTCCTTACATTCTCTTACTGCACTTTGGTAATGTCAGCAATAATTTTTCTGATAGAACTTATTTATGTTAATGTAAGATAGGCAGATTGTACAGTAAACCAACTTCATAAGTGGTCCGCCGTGGATCAATGCTTAAAAGTCATTCGAAACTCCAACAACGATCGACGACATTCCTTGGAAGTAGAAATTAATGGTCATCATGGTCTTTATGGCTGAAACAATGATTTGATCAAtgtcattttgataaaaaaaacgaATGTGTCCCTCAACACTCAATTCGTCAAACTGATGCCAATTAGGTCACTGTCTTAGATGTAAAGACAAAGAGAGTCGTTAACTTATACTTTCGAGAAGTGTCGTCAATTGTTGTTCGAGTCTCACTGACTTTTATGTATGATAATTTTCTGCAAACTTTCTCTGCATACAGTTGAGACAATTGCTTATAAACATTAAttgatattgaatttttaacttttcaatattttttttgaggAAATAACGTATCAAAGTTGCTTATGCGTATTTTTAATCATGACTTGAATTTGAtattatctttctttttattttttttatttattttttttatattacgaATTTTGCCATATAAACAGGAGAGTTATCTTTGTTACCTTGCAATCATAGTACTCCGATTATTCTCTCTTCTTTGCTTGATTTTATCATTTGATTAGTAGTCATTGTCTGTCAGGATGGCAAGACTGTTGACACATTGGAGGGAGCTGATCCATCAAGTTTGGCTAACAAGGTTTCCAAAGTAGCAGGCTCGATTAACCCTGGGGATTCTGCGTCTCCTGCTAGTCTTGGGATGGCTGCAGGATCTGCTGTTCTTGAAACAGTGAAAGAATTAGCGCAAGAAAATTCTTCTTCAAAGGAAAAGAGTAAAGTTCAACCAGTGATTGGTAGTCATCTGAAAAAGCGGTTAGAGGAGCTCATTAACTCTCAGCCTGTCTTTCTTTTCATGAAGGGAAGTCCCGAAGAGCCCCAATGTGGATTTAGCAGAAAAGTTGTTGATATTTTGAAGGAAGAAAAAGTCAAGTTTGGCAGTTTTGACATCCTCTCAGATTCAGAGGTTCGTGAAGGCTTGAAAAAGTTTTCTAATTGGCCAACATTTCCTCAGCTTTACTGCAAAGGAGAACTTCTTGGTGGGTGCGACATAGCAATTGCTATGCATGAGAGTGGGGAATTAAAGGATGTTTTCAAAGATCATGGTATCAAAACCATCGATGAAGCAAATATAAAAGAATCAGGAAATGCCAAGGGTGGCATCTCTAAATCTACGGATTTGAGTACTACACTAACCTCCCGGCTGGAAAGCCTGGTAAATTTATGTTCAGTTATGCTGTTCATGAAGGGAAAACCAGATGAATCTAAGTGTGGTTTCAGTAGGAAGGTGGTTGAAATTCTCAAACAGGAAAATGTTCCCTTCGAGAGTTTCGACATTCTTACTGACGAAGAAGTCCGTCAGGGACTTAAGGTTTATTCAAACTGGTCCAGTTATCCTCAACTATATATCAAGGGGGAGCTTATTGGCGGATCAGACATTGTGTTGGAGATGCAAAAAAGTGGGGAACTTCAGAAAATTTTACACGAGAAAGGGATTCTTGCAAAAGAGACAATTGAAGATCGTTTGAAGAAATTGA
It includes:
- the LOC101503871 gene encoding stress-related protein-like, which gives rise to MRFTTFYGYAKVRSGELRPGIKTVEETVKSVVGLVNEKFRLVPNEILRHTDTDQDNQYAGHRTPVANIATTSKMAGRLYAKCEPVAEKSVASAWQKVKQSPMLHRMASVAAPKVACCTEKYNEAVLGAAEKGCRVSVYLPLVQIERIAKMFSEF
- the LOC101504190 gene encoding monothiol glutaredoxin-S17; protein product: MGGSVRDVKSKGELDEVVGGGSPVVLHFWASWCEASKHMDQLFSHLATDFPHTHFLRVEAEEQPEISEAYSVSAVPFFVFFKDGKTVDTLEGADPSSLANKVSKVAGSINPGDSASPASLGMAAGSAVLETVKELAQENSSSKEKSKVQPVIGSHLKKRLEELINSQPVFLFMKGSPEEPQCGFSRKVVDILKEEKVKFGSFDILSDSEVREGLKKFSNWPTFPQLYCKGELLGGCDIAIAMHESGELKDVFKDHGIKTIDEANIKESGNAKGGISKSTDLSTTLTSRLESLVNLCSVMLFMKGKPDESKCGFSRKVVEILKQENVPFESFDILTDEEVRQGLKVYSNWSSYPQLYIKGELIGGSDIVLEMQKSGELQKILHEKGILAKETIEDRLKKLIASSPVVLFMKGAPDAPRCGFSSRVVNALREEGVEFGSFDILSDDEVRQGLKVFSNWPTFPQLYYKSELIGGCDIVMELKSNGELKSTLSE